One Mycolicibacterium sarraceniae genomic window carries:
- a CDS encoding FAD-dependent oxidoreductase translates to MRPYYVAIVGAGPSGYFAAASLLKFADGSVAAGGPDVHVDMLEMLPTPWGLVRSGVAPDHPKIKSISKTFEKTANDPRFRFFGNITVGTDVDAAELTEHYDAVIYAVGAQSDRALRIPGEELAGSVAAVDFVGWYNAHPHFEEMLPDISSGRAVVVGNGNVAIDVARILVTDPNALANTDIADHALESLHDRGIDEVIILGRRGPLQSAITTLEMRELGELDGVDVVIDPADLAGITDEEAEAAGKIAKANIKVMRDYAGRAHTPGHRRIVFRFQTSPIEIRGTKRVEEIVLGRNELVTDDNGRVVAKDTGERETLPVQLVVRAVGYKGVPVPGLPFDDGAGTIPHEGGRIAGRANEYVVGWIKRGPSGIIGTNKKDSQDTVDTLLADLAGAQLAEVGPGHAEELVRWLVDRQPKLVTDDHWQIIDAYERGAGEPHGRPRVKVANVAELLRIGHG, encoded by the coding sequence ATGCGTCCTTATTATGTCGCGATCGTCGGTGCAGGCCCCTCGGGATACTTCGCGGCCGCGTCGCTGCTGAAATTCGCCGACGGCTCGGTCGCCGCCGGCGGGCCGGATGTGCACGTCGACATGCTCGAGATGCTGCCCACCCCGTGGGGTTTGGTCCGTTCCGGGGTGGCGCCGGACCATCCGAAGATCAAATCGATCAGCAAGACGTTCGAGAAGACCGCGAATGACCCACGGTTCCGGTTCTTCGGCAATATCACCGTCGGCACCGACGTCGACGCCGCCGAGCTGACCGAGCACTACGACGCGGTGATCTATGCCGTCGGCGCCCAGTCCGACCGGGCGCTGCGTATCCCCGGCGAGGAGTTGGCCGGCAGTGTGGCCGCCGTCGACTTCGTCGGCTGGTACAACGCGCACCCGCACTTCGAGGAAATGCTGCCCGACATCAGCAGTGGCCGCGCGGTCGTGGTCGGCAACGGCAATGTCGCCATCGACGTCGCGCGCATCCTGGTGACCGATCCCAACGCACTCGCGAACACCGATATCGCCGACCACGCGCTGGAGTCCCTGCACGACCGCGGTATCGACGAGGTGATCATTCTGGGCCGGCGCGGCCCGCTACAGTCCGCGATCACCACGTTGGAGATGCGCGAGCTCGGTGAGCTCGACGGCGTCGATGTGGTGATCGACCCGGCGGACCTGGCCGGTATCACCGACGAGGAAGCCGAAGCAGCGGGCAAGATCGCCAAGGCCAACATCAAGGTGATGCGCGACTACGCCGGGCGGGCGCACACTCCCGGGCATCGTCGCATCGTGTTCCGGTTCCAGACGTCCCCGATCGAGATCCGCGGCACCAAGCGGGTCGAAGAAATCGTCCTGGGTCGCAATGAGCTGGTGACCGACGACAACGGACGTGTCGTTGCCAAGGACACCGGTGAGCGCGAGACCCTGCCCGTCCAACTCGTGGTGCGCGCCGTCGGCTACAAGGGCGTCCCGGTTCCGGGACTGCCGTTCGACGACGGCGCCGGCACCATCCCGCACGAGGGCGGCCGCATCGCCGGCAGGGCCAACGAGTACGTCGTGGGCTGGATCAAGCGTGGCCCGTCGGGAATCATCGGCACCAACAAGAAGGACTCGCAGGACACCGTCGACACCCTGCTGGCCGATCTCGCAGGCGCGCAGTTGGCCGAGGTCGGGCCCGGTCACGCCGAAGAGCTGGTTCGGTGGCTGGTGGACCGGCAGCCGAAGCTGGTGACCGATGACCATTGGCAGATCATCGACGCCTACGAACGCGGCGCCGGCGAGCCGCATGGCCGCCCGCGGGTGAAGGTCGCCAACGTCGCCGAGCTATTGCGGATCGGCCACGGCTGA
- the prfB gene encoding peptide chain release factor 2 translates to MDLDRQSDIAALDTTLTTVERVLDIDGLRAKIEKLEHEAADPNLWNDQSHAQRVTSELSHAQGELRRVEGLRGRLDDLPVLYEMAAEEEGAGAEDALAEADAELKSLQADVEALEVRTLLSGEYDEREALVTIRSGAGGVDAADWAEMLMRMYIRWAEQHKYPVEVFDTSYAEEAGIKSTTFAVHAPYAYGTLSVEQGTHRLVRISPFDNQNRRQTSFADVEVLPVVETTDHIDIPEQDVRVDVYRSSGPGGQSVNTTDSAVRLTHIPTGIVVTCQNEKSQLQNKVSAMRVLQAKLMERKRHEERAEMDALKGDGGSSWGNQMRSYVLHPYQMVKDLRTEYEVGSPSAVLDGDIDGFLEAGIRWRNRRDDDE, encoded by the coding sequence GTGGACCTCGATCGTCAGTCAGATATCGCCGCTCTCGACACCACTTTGACGACGGTGGAGCGAGTGCTCGACATCGACGGGCTGCGCGCGAAGATCGAGAAGCTCGAACACGAGGCCGCCGACCCCAACCTCTGGAACGACCAGAGCCACGCTCAGCGCGTCACCAGCGAGCTGTCTCATGCCCAAGGTGAGCTGCGCCGGGTCGAAGGGCTACGGGGGCGTCTGGACGACCTACCGGTGCTGTATGAAATGGCTGCCGAGGAGGAAGGTGCAGGTGCAGAGGACGCCCTCGCCGAAGCCGACGCCGAGCTGAAGTCATTGCAGGCCGACGTCGAGGCCCTCGAGGTCCGGACCCTGCTCTCGGGTGAGTACGACGAGCGCGAGGCCCTGGTGACGATCCGCTCCGGCGCCGGGGGCGTGGACGCCGCCGACTGGGCCGAGATGCTGATGCGGATGTACATCCGCTGGGCCGAGCAGCACAAGTACCCCGTCGAGGTGTTCGACACCTCCTACGCCGAAGAGGCCGGTATCAAGAGCACGACGTTCGCGGTGCACGCGCCGTACGCCTACGGCACGCTGTCGGTGGAGCAGGGCACCCACCGGCTGGTGCGGATCAGCCCGTTCGACAACCAGAACCGCCGTCAGACGTCGTTCGCTGACGTCGAGGTGCTGCCCGTCGTGGAGACCACCGACCACATCGACATTCCCGAGCAGGATGTCCGGGTCGACGTCTACCGCTCCAGCGGCCCTGGCGGTCAGTCGGTCAACACCACCGACTCAGCCGTTCGGCTCACGCACATCCCGACCGGCATCGTCGTCACCTGCCAGAACGAGAAGTCCCAACTGCAGAACAAGGTGTCTGCGATGCGCGTCCTGCAGGCCAAGCTCATGGAGCGCAAACGCCACGAAGAGCGTGCCGAGATGGATGCCCTCAAAGGCGACGGCGGCAGTTCGTGGGGTAATCAGATGCGCTCCTACGTGCTTCACCCCTACCAAATGGTCAAGGACCTGCGCACCGAATATGAGGTGGGCAGTCCTTCGGCGGTCCTGGATGGGGACATCGACGGATTCCTGGAAGCAGGGATCCGGTGGCGCAACCGGCGAGATGACGACGAGTAG